The window AGTGCAAGGTCACCACTCCATTCAACAAGGCCTTTGCCGATTGCGGTCCTGGCAGCATCTGCCTGTCCCATTATACCGCCGCCATTTACATTTACATCAATATCGATCTTTGAAGTTATCTTGTCCCCTGCTAAAGTAATAGGTTCCATCATCTTAAGCCTTACCAGATCAGGTTTGAATATTTCCAGAGGCTTTTTATTGATCCTTACACGGCCAACGCCATCTTTAATTGTAGCTCTGGCAATGGCGGTCTTTTTCTTTCCGGATGTATTGATAATCTTGACCATTTATATTCCTCCAGATTATAATTTGGCTCCCAGTTTCGTGCTGAGCTCTCCAAGCCTGATATATTTTACCGAACTCAACCGGTTCATATTTGCACCTTCAATGGATACAGCCTCTTCACGCCTCAGTTCCTCAGGCACT of the ANME-2 cluster archaeon genome contains:
- a CDS encoding 30S ribosomal protein S9: MVKIINTSGKKKTAIARATIKDGVGRVRINKKPLEIFKPDLVRLKMMEPITLAGDKITSKIDIDVNVNGGGIMGQADAARTAIGKGLVEWSGDLALKDTMLSYDRNLLVNDSRQKETKKFGGSGARAKTQKSYR